aagtaattataaaaaaaagtagaacaGAACCTCCAAGATGGCGGCGGTTTGAGCAAGCTGAAGGGGTCTTTCAACGGCAGAGTAGACGTGTTGATGCCCTGACTCTCTCACTGTCTTCACAGCAAGGTACAATACTTGAAACCTGCACAATTTCCAAATTTAGATATAAAAGAGAAACAGATAGAAGGAAATGGGTGTGAGAGATCTGAAATAGTGGAAAATTCTAACTGATGCTAACGTACTGCTTTTTAAGAGCaacatatgaattttttttttgatgtgcaTAGAGTATGAACATCATTCAGTGCATTTGGAATGCAAGATTTAATCAACtgacaaaaaactaaaattttggcaAAAAATCTATAATAGGATCTGGCTAAATAGGAATCAGCTTTAACAACACACCATTGACTGTTTTTTAATCATTCAGCATCTTGTTAGCGTCTGGATCATTTATACTCTCCAAATCCTTGACTTGTCTGCCAGAATCTTTGATAAGCCTGAAAAGGAGAGTACAAAATTATCATTCTgcctgggaaaaaaaaaactaagaaaaaaggaatagaaaaaCACTTGTTTTATATGGGTAACTAGAACATAATGACCACCAGCATGGGATTCAATCCTTGAGCTATCCTCCACCTCTTATTTAGGTAGGGAGGAAATGGCATTTGATCTGAGGATCATTtgcaaaaggaaaatgaaaacacacacacaaaacagaACCAGCAGCAGCAGtaaaaaaaagattgttttctaataattttttgctAAGCAATTAACCCATTGGCTAATACAAAACTAATCTCAGAACTCATATCACCAATTTGTTGAGTCACAACTTTCAAGCATCAATTAGTAAAGTAAAACCTGTTCTTTGGGCAGAAACTAAGCATCCAAGGGTATAGGCAAATGTTAATTAGATGTACTTAGGCTTGGCAGCCCAAGACTTTACCATAGTAGCAGACAATGGCCATTGATTTAACCGCCAAAGTCAGAGTAGTTGCTTACCGTCTTCTACACCCGCATCACTGTCATTTTGGCCCCCTTCAACCACTCGTTCCCATCACCTACTTCGAAAAATGTACGTTAAAACCATATTGATCTCCATAATAATATCATGAAGTAATCAATAGTAGATTGAAATGTGAAAAGAGGAATACCACTAGTTATAAAGTGTGTTGTTTCACATTTAGCTTTGAGTTACCTTTTTTGAATCTTATGCCGTCTAGTATAATGAGGAGGAGGTCTTGCATGTCCTTCGTCAGATGCCTCGGGCCCAGTATTGTGTCCATGTTTGTGCCCCCTTGTCCCACAAGGAGGTGCCTTTGATATGCGTTTCGGCCGACCTTCTGCCACTGCAGGTAACCCAACAGTCTGCTCAGCCTGAACATGGGGTAGGTCGATGGCTGAAGACGGGGCAGTAGATGTACTGTGGGAGGGTGGCTCCTGCTGCATGTCAGGTGGAGTTGGATCAATACCCAGGTCAAAGGATGGAATGGGTAACAGCTGAGGAAATGACCGTGGAGTAGGTGGACGAATGTCAGACCCAGGACAAGGATGTGGGGTGGGTGTCAGTATGGTGGGGCGAGGAGATGGATGTGGGGTGGGTGAAGGAATGGTGGGGGtaggggatggatgtggggtGGATGAAGGGATGGTAgggctaggggatggatgtggggtGCATGGAGAAGGATCGGGGGTAGGGACAACCCGAGGGCTAGCAACAGGCGGACGAGGGCGACATCTGGCCGGGGTTGTGCTCGTGCTTGGGCCCGTTGGAGTAGGTACCTCCTCATTCGGGGCCTCAGGAATAGGAGGTTGTACACGTTCAATTGCATGCACTGCCGTTAGGACCTTAGTAATGTCCTTGTGGTCCTCTGTGCCCACTGGGTGACGCCTCAACAAACGGACGTATCCCTTAATCTGCACATGGAAAAACCACACATATTagtaatgcaataccaaatcaacaatgccaatcgataataaaataaatgttggttCAGAATTGGTTGTGCTAGtaataattgcaaattataGAGAGACCAAGTGCTAAGCAAAAAATGTGATACTATCATGTTATCTAAATAGTGGTTTCATGCTATTTCAGTATGGTAAGATGTAAAAGACATTGAGAAGTTACCAGCAGAGTCACTATAGCACCAGGCCTATCTATGAACCTCCGAGTTATCCTTTTGAACCAGTCATGGTACTCGTACTGTGGAGGCATATCACCAAGCACTGCTTCACAACGTCGTCGAAGGCGATTACCCCACTCATTGATATGCACAGCATGCTTTCGCGTCCAATCAACACCGACCTTCCCCCTCAAATCAATGCCATGAAGCACAGTGTCGGTGTCAACATTGCGAGGAATTTCTTGGATCATCCCAAATTGACGAACGACACGATCCGGTGTATGTTTTTCTACTATGTGGAAACATACAAGCGGCACCGTTGCCGTCCACACGGCCCTCCCTGCAACGCACCATGGCGGAAGGTCCTCTAACTCAGCTTTATATGGCTGCCACACCACCTGCAACAGCCAAAAAACAAGTACACAACACATTAGGTAGCaatgtttatatttcaaatCCCCTCAATCCAATATCTTGTTcctaaacatgtaaaacaatgcATTTTCATACCTGGCCTGGCAACATTGAAGCTATTTGCTCGTGATACCTGTCCCTGAAGATGTGGGCGGgcctatttttcttgtttgggaccCACAACCACCTACAATCAGTTGCAATAGATCAATATCTCGATTATTTCGTACAGAGATAATTCCAATGTTAAAACTATAATGTAATCACATATAACTACTGAGATCATCTTATAgatatttacttaattaataataacaatagaaTAAGAAACTcgattataaaaaacaaagcacATACAAGCCACAtgaaaatcacaaaattggagTATATTAACGTAATCATATATATTGAACCTCtatttgaaatttacacaatgttgacataaaaaattgctagaagcctttaaaataaataaataaaagcaagtTACATTATTATAGGCTTAGGGAATGATCGCATAATGTAGATGATGTGCATGAGGTAAAGACTTACTTCATGGACACTGGACCACGCACTGGAGGACCATAAACACCCACTGGCGGACCATGCTCAACTGCGGGGCACAAATAGGGGAACctggcccatgcccaatactggagtAACAGTAAGCACCCACCAATCTGACTAGTGTCTTCGCTTGCCCTGCATAGCTCTCGGTACAACCATGGAAGGCAAGCACTTCCCCAACTGTACCTTCGTGGGTTATGAAGGTCTTCCAACTGTTGCACCCACATTAGATGCACCCTATCGCCGGATTTTTCCATGAATATTGTGTCCCCCAATAGCgctaggatgtagcatcgtGCATACTTATGCAGTTGGTCCTCTTCAGCATTAGGCGGCAATGGATCGGCAACTTGCTCCAAAAGCCGGTTGATGAGAATCCTCTGACCAGTAAGTTGCTTATGGTTGTCTTGATTTATAGGTTGAAAGCCAAGGAAGTCCCGGCACACATCCACCTAAGTTTTCTGCGTGCTCCCTGTTATAGCGTCACCATCAACAAGAAGCCCAAGAAGAACCTCCACATCCTGCAATGTGATGGTGATCTCACCATGTGGCATGTGGAAGGTGTGAGTCTTGGACCGCCATCGCTCCACTAAGGCAGTTATCAAACCATGGTCAATCTCTCTACCCGGGACCCAAAggagtccctccaaaccaaCTGCCTTGATGATGTTCCTGACTCGGTCGTCCACCATTGGCTCTCGATTGGAGAACTCTGAACTACGGCTACGGCAGGTAACGGATCCTGGATCCTGCACAAAATCGAACCATGGATTAATATATGGGTGGCATATGCATGTACATTGTataaattaaatgcatgtacatTAGTTAAATCtttagttttatgttttacctACCCATTCCAAATAGCTTCGGACCGATGCTTGAGTTGCTTTGACAACACCGACCTGTCAATGGGTCCAGGCTCTGTATAGTCAATCCGTCTAGCATTTGCAGCAGCCATACTACACAAAAATGATAAGCAGTTAGTTTGAGAAATGAACACACAATATGCTTATGGAAGTAGGTATAACTAACAAAACATCATTGATCCCTATCTCACCAAATTTACTCCCACAACCCTAATCCATAAAAGGACTAATGATGTGGCATAATGCCATAGCTATTTCCCCAAGAGAGCTTGATTGAAAAATCCAAGCTTCCGAAGCCTAAAACCCCCTCAATCCCATGTTCCTTAAATTTTGTTGTAGAGCTAACTGTGTCTCCACTCTCCATTCACCTAATGAAATTACCTTTCATCCCCTAGGCCACTCAACAACAAGTCTCCTTAAAGCCCTCCTAACATTTTACAAGAGAAACACAAGCGAAAAGAAAGTGAATTTATAAGATCCACAATAGATCAGTAGATGCAAAAGTACAAGACCACTCGAACAAAGATCTTAAAACATGGAGTTTTTCAGTTCAActtcaacaataataaaaacttaagtCCAAAACCCTCTTAGGCAACATGCATTGGACccgaaaacaacaaaaactaaagaCCATGGGTTCGTTTGGTTAAGCACTTTAAGAGCTTAAAAAAGcattttcaaaacccaaaactctGAATTGCAACCACAACTCCTCATACCTTTTTTACATACACTCActttaaactcaaaacacagCTTATACAAACACACCCCATAACTCATAAGCAATAGCACAATTGAATAACAAAAACAGTCCACGCTAAAATCATACAACTTCTATTACAAATCTGGATATAGTTATTTACTGTAGACAGTTTTCTTAGCAATGGTTAAGCACTTTAAGAACTTAACAGAgcatttttaaaacccaaaattctGATTTGCAACCCAAAATCATACAGCTTCTATTACAAACACACCCCATACAAACACACCCCATAACTCATAAGCAATAGCACAATTGAATaacaaaaacacccaaaatcccaaaccaaacacaaacacagaaaaTACCCATTCTAATAAACCCAGATTCAACGCAAAAAACATAGCAAACTTCTAGCAATTTCGGAATAATccatgaacaaagaaaaaagttatataCATTCACTTACCTTACAAGTTGTTCTCTGTGAGCAAGAGGGAGGCAGTGGAGGCGCAGAGCAAGGTTTTCTCAGATTTTTCCCACCGTACTTTCTACAAAGCACTCAccttttttttagctttgagaGATCGCGTAGACTGAAGGAAAAGGGTGGAGACTGAGTGAGAGAATAGTGGTGACTACGAAGtgggtgagtgagtgagagtggagagggtgagCGAGTGAGACTGAGTGAGGTTCGGTGTGTAAGAGTGAGGGTGGGTGAGAGGAAGAGTAAGAGTGTGAGGGTCTGGTTTGTTAGAGAGAGGGGAGAGTATCAGTGTGAGAGGCGTTAAGTTTGAAAAAACCCCAAActaaaatcgagtctctaagactcggtTTTAGTTTCCTCTTTTGCCACGTGGATCAACCACGTCATACCAAGATGGCCACGTCAAATAAATTGAGTCtgtaagactcgatttccatgtggacgccacgtggaaaaaagtCCACATCAACCTGCAAAAACCGAGCCTCAAAGACTTGATTTATGGCTAAAATCGAGCCTCTAAGaatcgagatgttagtaaattATATAGTTTACTTACCGGGTCTGCTAACTATATACTTAGAAACTAAGGgctaattttctatttttgccTCTGCActaaaatcgagtctctaagactcggtTTCAGTTTCCTCTTTTGCCACGTGGATCAACCACGTCATACCGAGATGGCCACGTCAAATAAATCGAGTCtgtaagactcgatttccatgtgGACGCCACGTGGCAAAAAGTCCACATCAACCTGCAAAAACCGagcctcaaagactcgatttatggCTAAAATCGAGCCTctaagactcgagatgctagtaaattATATAGTTTACTAACCGGGCCTGCTAACTATATACTTAGAAACTAAGGGCTAATTTGCTATTTTTGCCTCTGCAAGTTATAGAGAGTAGAGACAACTCAGACAAGCCTTGAAGAAGAGATTTCAAATTGTAAGCAAATTAACTTCCACTTCGTCCACCATTCTGCCAAAGCTTGGATTcctgctttcttcttcttcttcttcttcttcttcttcttcttctctgtttttttttttttttccccctaacaAATGATTTGGTACTGATCTGAGATTCTGCTGTCTACTTCTCTGGTTTTATATATCTACT
The sequence above is drawn from the Castanea sativa cultivar Marrone di Chiusa Pesio chromosome 5, ASM4071231v1 genome and encodes:
- the LOC142636468 gene encoding uncharacterized protein LOC142636468, giving the protein MPPQYEYHDWFKRITRRFIDRPGAIVTLLIKGYVRLLRRHPVGTEDHKDITKVLTAVHAIERVQPPIPEAPNEEVPTPTGPSTSTTPARCRPRPPVASPRVVPTPDPSPCTPHPSPSPTIPSSTPHPSPTPTIPSPTPHPSPRPTILTPTPHPCPGSDIRPPTPRSFPQLLPIPSFDLGIDPTPPDMQQEPPSHSTSTAPSSAIDLPHVQAEQTVGLPAVAEGRPKRISKAPPCGTRGHKHGHNTGPEASDEGHARPPPHYTRRHKIQKR